acaatttGTCTACACAGCGAAccaacaatgttaaatctgtaaatttgctttggcaaatgtttgttctttccttgccgggattcgaacccatgctactgagatatcgtgacaccaaatcgcctgcaccgtagccgtcccgctagaacACATGACCAACTGggcttcacaataataaaactttCGGTGGCCGCGTGTTACCTTTTCTCTTCaattttaatctagcgtcgtactacagtacatgatatataagacatggagatgttattgttacagatcagctaaattatctatggtaaagtatcctacaaattaatgcaagatacagtcacagaaaataattgtatttataagtacgtctgagtcagtgacaactctacaactgatttatccatcggatcaccagcaatgatggtgatacatggatgtgtacattatgtatatacaacttatctaaacatcaacccaacaaagttagatttgtaaatatatgtaaatattgtgAAGTTTAAATACATTGTTGAGCTtgctttataatatttacaatacaACAGTCGATAAAAATAGCGTTTTTTACATGTTGGTCAGGTACgaatgtatttatataatctATAGTGAAGTTTTTTATGCAAAATATGACTTTCACAAATGCTTCTAGTTTACTCTGCAACTGGAAGGAGTTAAATGTAATGCACACTTAACGTTATATCGAAAAGTCATTTAAACTTAACAAGTTCGCCTGTGCCAAAACTAACACTAAGACCTCATAAACTGAACAATGTGCTGGTTACAATACAAAAACGATATACATTTGCATTAAGAGAAACACaacattgttttaattgtaaaaaactCATTTTATTGTAGGCAAATTGTAATTCAGAGATGTTTGTTTACGTGATATTGTTGTCTTGCTGTCTTTCTCTTATCTCTGCTGAGTCCTGTCTTGGAAATCAGGAGGAATCTTTACTCAATGACATTAAATCTGCTATACAGAAGTTGGAAATAAGATTGAAAGGTATAGTCTTAAAGCTTGAAGCAACAATACACTCTCACTGTAAGCATGCTAATAAAATCATGTTCTTATATTCAGAATGTTTATCATAGAAGTCTTTAAACGCAACGGAGAATATGAGAGAACATTTAGAagatacaacaacaacaacaaaaatgccCGCCTGACTATAGACAGGTGTTTTACTCCAAAAAGCTTATCTCTGAATCGtaacaatacatgtaatatgagaTAATTAAATGCCTCTGTATGTCGCAATGAGTTTATGAACATATCCAATTAAATCTTCATGGGTACctatttttttgaatattttttaaatgacctCTTACGTTATGTGTCTATCAAATAAGGTTGTACAACTTGAAATACATTACATtttgaaacatataaaaaaaaatcatgtgatattttaaaaggtTGATCTTGGTGACAGAGATAGATATAGATATGATCATTGTATATTTGAGTAACACAAAGATATCTATGACATAAGACACTGGTAAATACTTTGAACTTTTTCACTAAGTTGCGAATTATCTTGCATAAATTATTGTTAAACTTTTTGGATATATGCACAacttaaaactataaaaatatccGTGTTCCGATTATATCTGATCttaatttaataccaaattGAATGCAATGGTTACATTTGAGTGTATCTTTAAGGtctaatttgtttgtttttttgctgtAAGATAAGTCTTTTCGGTGCTCTCCTGGATGGAAAGAACACGCAAACCACTGCTACAATTTCATCTCAACACCAGTTACGTGGAATGAAGCAGAGGCAAGTTAATCATATACTATGCTTTttcattatcttatttttaattacttttttatatttgatttatcatagacatgatagaacatgtaaaacaaaatgtatatcgCCTATTCTCGGTTTTTCATCAAAATCATAAGACAGCTgcagcaggatctgcttacccgtccggagcacctgagatcacccctagtttttgtaggggttcgtgttgtttagtctttagttttctatgttgtgtcatgtgtactattgtttttctgtttgtctttttcatttttaaccatggcgttgttagtttgttttagatttatgagtttgactgtccctttggtatctttcttaCCTTTTTCAGAAACAGGCATTTTATAAGATTAATGTTTAACCTTggatatttttctaaaacaaaatgaaaggcATACTATACtctttttgttttcatcatACAGAATAAACTCAGTTGGATAAAGGTTTATTTAATCATTTGCAATGcacaatgttaaacaaaaaataaaatatgctcGTACGCTGTGTCAAATATTGTAAAGCTAGATTTGTTCTAAAAATTTAACATCAATTTGAACGGACACTAGTTTTCTTACGTTGAAATACATTGTAAACTGATCAGCACtcagatttatttaaattattatgaatGTCTTACATGGGTAATCATTTTAACTGTGCTTTATACAAAGTTTGTATTTAtacttaaaatatcaatatatgtttagCTCAACTCAACtcaaaaatttctttttaactgaCATTAAGAATTAAGTTTAAAGGTTGGAAGATACTTGGCAGCGTTATCCCTTTAAAGTTTTTTGATAATTAATAAAACAGTACACTTTTAACCCTGACTTGCATTTTTACAGAGGGCTTGCCGAAAGATTGGAGGATACTTAGTAAAGGTGGATAACGAGTCAGAAAGCAACTGGTTGAAGCAAGAGGCAAATGGTGCGTCAGATTCAGTAATTGAGGCTATGGATCGGAtctatatttttagttttattatttctaGAATCGTGTTCATCTATTCTTTATATATGACCCCTCCCCCCTCGTGTCGCTAGGAATAAAACTATCATATTACTGTTATTATGATctaaactataaatatatattcatatccagatgattttgaattttaatccCTGTGtaagatttatattattgagTACAAATTCAAACGAAGAATATGAAGGTCTATATTTAAgtgaataaatacaaaacaaaaatcaacatacaAACAACACAATTCCAAATAACAACAAAACCGAAAAATCACACAACATGTTAGCACGAAGTGTACTcgatattatatttcaattatttttcatattcttaAGTTGAAGAAAAAAGTTTCTGGGCTGGGGCTGCGGATTTCAACGAGGGTGACTGGAGATGGATCGTCGACTTTTCGAACGTGACTTTTACAGATTGGCATACTGGGCAACCAGATAACTCTGGGGGACATGAGGACTGCCTTGAGATTGAGAAATCATATAACTATCAATGGAACGATGTTGTATGCACTATACAAAATGGGTATATATGTGAAAGCGAAAAGGTAAGTGTTAAGGTAGACCAACCGCATCTAAGGTCGAGAAATCAGAACTGCAGTAAAAATGAGAGAACTCATAATAACCATGCAATAACACTATCATCACATGAGCTACAGAACTTCAAACATACCAATAAATTAGCAAACACCAACAAGACGGAGGAACACCGTTCGTGAATAAGTCAACCCGTGTGTAAAACTCCGATTTAATTACTCTCTTTTGATACAATCtcgtttaaaacaaaatgaacatcgatatttttgtttactgcTTCACAAGTAACATACATATCATTCAATCTGCACTCAtgtgttgtatatatatgacaTGTTTTCGCAAACATGATCAACCTGAAATTAAATAGTaatcagtttaaaataaaactcaAATATGCCTGATAGACAATGTTTTACCCCATAACAATATGAACGTTTAAGGCATACAGTATGTTCTTAGATGATAAACAAAAGTACAGTATGAAATATAGTTAGCGCTTCATGTATATTTATCTCAATATGACAGTTTGCGGTAAATCCTGTATCAATGACTTAACATTTGTTCGATTGGATAGACATAGGAAAAGTATCCTTTACAGAAAACATTTTAACTTTCATGATTCAGTATCTCAACATTTGGATTAAggttgaaaaaaacacattgatTTCGTAGTATGCTAATATCCCTGCTCCTTCATATAGTTCATAGGAAAACCACAACCAACTTTTGTAAAGTTCACAACTACAGTGTATCATAACATCTTATATAGCTAATCTTACCAGCATTCATAGTACTAGACAAAAAGATCAGAAAATAGTTGTTAAAGACATTGTAACAGAAAGATGAACATTAATGACCCAATAACATATAGATTAATACCCATTGATATATAACATCCGTAAATATGCATCCCATTAATATATTTGACACATAACAGCGGTACGTCTGTGTTAACAAATGCGAACAAGCTATCCTCATTGCACCCCAACTCTTGTGACTGTTAAACAtggatataatatttttttggtttatctCAGAGACATAAAAACATTATAATGCATATGCTATCAGTTATTTTCAGTAGGTTTACACTACATCAATTTAACAGGAAATCAATGCTTGTATAAAATCAACTAAACAACGTTATCCAAGCATAATAAATAGGACAGCGACggttatttgtattttgtatttatttgcaATTATTCCACAAAAGTTTACTTCTCATACTGTTCAAATTCGGGCAGTTATCATTActcatttgttattttatcaaaCGGAAATGAACTTTTACAAAGATCTAACTTTTTAATAATTGCTGTATGTTTaccttatctatatttttagGGTGGAGCATGTATCCCCTATTCGAAACTGTTCCGCAAGTAAATGCGATTGAAGAGAACAAAATACATCCCTTGGCAAGATATACGTTGACACCTGTATGGCACAAGAAACAGGCTGTTGTTGATGTCATAATTATCTACCGGAATTAAACTCAATTTCgatatgatatataatactGTGTATCGAAtatgttatcattttaattcgatataaacttatcatagatgccaggactaaatttagtatatacgccagacgcgcgtttcgtctacaagagactcatcagtgacgctcgtatccaaaaaaagtttaaaaggaaaaataaagtacgaagttgaccCTGCCCTGCCCGTCCGAATTTAAATAATCTCTTCTCTATTTCTCTCATATGCTTATGGCATTACAGAATAAATTCAATTATAGCAAACAGATCAATACTATGAtatagatataatatatatctgaataTATTACTTGGACATACTTggacataaatatatacaataagaACGATACTCATAATCTACATATTGTTATTTCCTATGATATGACTGTATACCAAATATAAAACGAGagatataaccatgataacagaaaaaatatctaTGCAATTTTCTATTTACAAGAGCAAACGCTTGGACAAAAAATGCTAAAACATTCGATAAATCTGAACGTGTAATAATTTGTGATTTTGTTTATGAGATGAATACATACTAACCATGAACACAAAAGATGCTGTTTTCTACTTATTTGTCGGTCGGTTGTCTGTTTGGCACATTCCACATGTCtattctcaattctatttttAGGGTAAAAATATGGAACAGAAATTACTATTTTCAAATCTGTCTTCTCTTCagtcaagaaaataaatatatatgtcttcctgataagaatttttttttcgttataaatattacaatgtactgtcttgttgtttgtttgtaaaacaatcagacaaaaaatgttataaatgtgGCATGCCTTTTGTGGTTTACATTTGTCATCGgacaataataagaaaaaaaacaaacattcaatAGTTTGTCAGGTTAAGTTAAATTTGTATCAACCTCTATTTTGTGCTTCagtaatataaaatacttgGCTTACTTTGAGCGTTCATGGGCATATACATACGATCTTAAAAAAGGTGTTTGTTTGAGAGTgattttcatttactttaataCAAAAGACGGCTGTACGATCTAACAAGTTAGTGTAAAACCTCAGACCAAACAAAGATAGAATAAggtaaaataagttaaaatatatgtaaaaaaataaattcagaaaaatgtTTTGAACCAAAAAAACACCGAAAAGGGGGTCTATCCCCcacttttgcatatttttttttttttgggggggggggggtcaaactTAAGTTTTGGTTTAGGGTATTAAATGTATTAATTGTATACAAATTCTTAATCCTCACCGATGTTTTAACATAGAACAAGATTGAgttaatatactttataagtTATATCGCTTTACTCATAAGTTCGTGTTGATCAATCTTCGGGTTTCTTTTGTTGTTGTCGGTTGTTGTTTGTCTTCAATCCATTTTctgaatgtacatgtacctagtattgtgtttattttcgatttttagtgggagatattatggacataattgtgcaaatcgtgatacaagtatgaaatttggtataaaggttAACTAAATGATACTTATTAAAATACCGCTGCTggccagaaaaaaaattcattttttcaagatggccaccacacatTTAGAAAATGGCGTCACAACAAATGAGCCATTATTTCTTAATCCTTTGAAAggtgtgttatatgtaaaatccattgatagatttgataaaaagaaaatgaaagttCATCAATAGCGACTagaaaatacataaatgaaaCTTTAGGtgacttccggtttcaaaatgtCGACTAACGAGCCAAAAATttcgattttgtttttactttcaagCAATTTTACAAGGGATTTTAATCCTTGAAAGATGTGTTACGTATAATCCCATGTAAGATATGAGAAAACGTTAAAAAAAGCTCCTTAGTAtgacaaaacaacacataaatgaagaaaaatagtgGTTTCCGGTTCCAAATTAGAGGCAAATacgtagaaaatattttaataattttcatcgACTTAACAAGTAATAACACAAGCATgaaatacaagcatgaaatttggtataaaggtGGACTAAATGATaatcatcactgaagagacatgtattgtcgaaatgcgcatctggtgcaagaaaattggtaccgttaattgtattactaccactgggtcgatgcctctgctggtggactattagtccccgagggtatcaccagcccagtagccagtacttcggtactggcatgaaaatacggatttttgtgttattaaattttctgttacaaaaggatagaaattattataaaataaggaatgtatctccctcatgcaaagctctgattcctttcacggatttggctatactttttggaccttttggattatagctcttcatcgtttatataagctttggatttcaaatattttggccacgagcatcactgaagagacatgtattgtcgaaatgcgcatctggtgcaagaaaattggtaccgttaattgtattactaccactgggtcgatgcctctgctggtggactattagtccccgagggtatcaccagcccagtagccagtacttcggtactggcatgaaaatacggatttttgtgttattaaaattttctgttacaaaaggatagaaattattataaaataaggaatgtatctccctcatgcaaagctctgattcctttcacggatttggctatactttttggaccttttggattatagctcttcatcttttatataagctttggatttcaaatattttggccacgagcatcactgaagaaacatgtattgtcgaaatgcgcatctggtgcaagaaaattggtaccgttaattttattatcaggTGCTGTCCATcaaaaatttccattttatCAAGATGGTCACCGATTATTTTGCATATGGCGACATATCCAGTTGTAAATCTTTGCAAGTTGTGTTATTGGTATAATCCAATGTAAGGTTTAATTAAGCGTAAATTACAGTTCCTTAAGTacgaaaaaaacaacacataaatgacaaaaaagagttatttccggtttcaaaatgcggcaaaatttttgaaaatgtatgtttttataattttcatcaacattctttgttaagattaaatgcctagttttgttaGAAAGACAGGTTCGTTATCTTATAATTATCTGACAGTAGCCAATAACAAAACTCGCGCAAGGAAGGACAGAACGGTAGCATTTACAGTCACTAACACAACTGGATTTTTCGCCTCCTTATTTCAAAAGTTCCCGACAGGAGGATGCAACTTTAACGGCAGCCGAAGAAGTCCTTTTTGGTTCCCAACTGTcatcgatttttttctttcattcaaCCCCAGTGTTCCTAAATTGGTATATAAATCAGGCTGAGACCAAACTTATCCtccttgatcatgttgatacgCTGCTCTTTGAATGTGCTCCGGAAAAAACACTCTTGTAGGCGGCATTTAACAATGCCGCTGCTACCTgggtaaaaatttacatcgtGCCTCGTTAACAGCAAATAGTGATGTTGTTCTGTCAAATATGATGCAAACAAATGCTTCTTTtatgtccttgtatgtgtctTTATACTTCAGCATAGAAATAAGTACGTCCCTTACATGTTGAAATACCTCCCATGTCATCCAAACTGACCTATTCCCTTGGTGTCACATGCACTGAATGTATGAATGAAAGGAAGAGTAGCTACACGAGGACCAAACGCATTTGATATATCACGTACAGGAAGCCTTCAAAAGTCTTCATTCCTGCCAAAACCTATTCACAGTTTGTTCCGCCATATTTTTGGAGTGCTGCATTTCTTAATGCTAC
This Mytilus trossulus isolate FHL-02 chromosome 14, PNRI_Mtr1.1.1.hap1, whole genome shotgun sequence DNA region includes the following protein-coding sequences:
- the LOC134696229 gene encoding perlucin-like protein isoform X1; this translates as MLEVPSQEPLVFVSHANCNSEMFVYVILLSCCLSLISAESCLGNQEESLLNDIKSAIQKLEIRLKDKSFRCSPGWKEHANHCYNFISTPVTWNEAERACRKIGGYLVKVDNESESNWLKQEANVEEKSFWAGAADFNEGDWRWIVDFSNVTFTDWHTGQPDNSGGHEDCLEIEKSYNYQWNDVVCTIQNGYICESEKGGACIPYSKLFRK
- the LOC134696229 gene encoding perlucin-like protein isoform X2, yielding MLEVPSQEPLVFANCNSEMFVYVILLSCCLSLISAESCLGNQEESLLNDIKSAIQKLEIRLKDKSFRCSPGWKEHANHCYNFISTPVTWNEAERACRKIGGYLVKVDNESESNWLKQEANVEEKSFWAGAADFNEGDWRWIVDFSNVTFTDWHTGQPDNSGGHEDCLEIEKSYNYQWNDVVCTIQNGYICESEKGGACIPYSKLFRK
- the LOC134696229 gene encoding perlucin-like protein isoform X3 produces the protein MFVYVILLSCCLSLISAESCLGNQEESLLNDIKSAIQKLEIRLKDKSFRCSPGWKEHANHCYNFISTPVTWNEAERACRKIGGYLVKVDNESESNWLKQEANVEEKSFWAGAADFNEGDWRWIVDFSNVTFTDWHTGQPDNSGGHEDCLEIEKSYNYQWNDVVCTIQNGYICESEKGGACIPYSKLFRK